The following are from one region of the Macadamia integrifolia cultivar HAES 741 unplaced genomic scaffold, SCU_Mint_v3 scaffold3343, whole genome shotgun sequence genome:
- the LOC122068030 gene encoding protein ACCELERATED CELL DEATH 6-like encodes MLLRRCKPSGDLKIEKQLVRHNTSNAYKLDKDSFSPLHIAALESSIQLFQELIKWCPDSGELVDKKRRNVFHFAVMSEDFKKIKFALKQQELEELVNKADDDGNNPFHLAATIGNLIFFQIEE; translated from the coding sequence ATGTTGCTAAGAAGATGTAAGCCTTCTGGTGACCTCAAGATAGAAAAGCAGTTGGTAAGACATAATACTTCCAATGCGTATAAATTGGATAAAGATAGTTTCTCACCACTTCACATAGCTGCTCTTGAATCAAGCATTCAGTTATTTCAAGAACTCATCAAATGGTGTCCCGATTCTGGGGAGTTGGTGGACAAAAAGCGTCGTAATGTTTTTCACTTTGCTGTGATGAGTGAGGATTTCAAGAAAATCAAGTTTGCCTTAAAGCAACAAGAGCTTGAGGAACTCGTAAACAAggcagatgatgatggaaacaacCCATTCCACCTTGCGGCCACCATAGgcaatttaattttctttcaaataGAAGAGTAG